GGGTGAGAACGTTTTTCAGGACAGACTGACGGGGGTGCATGGAACGATCAAACTGGTGGTACATATTCCTCCAGAACCTGGCggggggtgagagagtgagagaaattaGGGAAATTAAGGAGTAACATTCACGTGAGGTTGTAGGGCAGggttgagatatatatatatatatatgagagagcgagagaggagaaggagagtggagaaagagagggaggagagagagagaggaggagaaagagagagaggaggagaggagtaacaAAGCTGAGGGAAGGACAGAGAAAAGAGGACTAATGCTTAGGGTAGAGTGGAtgagattgaaagagagatataaggagagagagcgagatgaggtAAACAACTAGATCTTACTTGAGGTGGCAGGGCAGGGTGGAGGGTTCTAGGACGGGGTGTGTCTCTGCGTAGGCGGGGCAGTAGGCGGGGTTTAGGTAGTTCTGCCCCTCACTCAACAGAAACGCCCACAGAGAGTGAGTCCTGTCTTTGAGTCTGGTGGGAGAAGATAGAGTTTAGTAtgcatactgtgtgtgtatgtgtatgtgtgtKTKKTKTGTGTGTRYGTRMGTGAGTGMGTRYGTGTGTGTGTGTGTRTGTTACTYACTGCagctcttctctccgtctctggtTGTTAGCCAGGAAGTTCCCGTACTGACAGGAGTGAACATGTTCATGGATCTGCAGCAGCAGCCACTCATTGAACTCAAACGCCTGAGGAAGAGTAggcatcatcaccatcatcactcaTTAAGGCTTTTGGTTTGACACGGCGTCCTCGCAAATCTGACACTTTACTATTACCTTATTTGCAGAGGATGCCTCTCATTGAAAGCTAACCCTTGTCACCTTTAGCCACAGCGTCACTCGCTAAACCCTTACCTTACGTCAACACAGGGCAGCGTCCTCTCACAAAGACTAGAATTCTATTACCTTTCCCCTGATTGGCAGTAGTTTTTATGTAATCAAATATAGCTACAGACGGGGTCCTCGTAATACTAACCCTTTCCAGGTTGTCGTTACACAGAGTCACTATCTAGTAGCTTTCGCTTTACGCCATTCAACATGACGCAGTGCCTCTCATACTAACCCTTACCTTTTACAGCAGGTCCGGGTTCCCCTGCCTTACAGCAGCGGGTCTCACTTAGCTGTCCCTTACCGTTTGTACCAGAGTACTTCTATATCCTTACCCAGCGGTCCGTTCCTTACCTTTCAACATTGTACGAACGAGTTTTGTCATGTAGAGATCTCTACCCTTCACCGCAAATGCTTGTGTCACTATCAGCGTACCTCTAACCTTACTTTACTCAGCGGTTCCTCCTAACCTTACTTTACCAGGGTCCTCCTAAAACCCTTACCTTACCGTGTCACAGAGGTCCTTTTCTACACTCCTATACACAACCCACGTATGACTCAGTCGGTCCTCTGTAACTTTGTATCTTACCTCGTCGTACACCAGCCAAATAACATTTCATCTACACACAGCGTCCACCTAACCTTTCCTTACCCAGCGTCCTCCTAACCTTACCTTCGCGTCTCCTAGACCTACTTACCCACGAATCATTGGCTATCTCTTCCTAAGCCTTAGCGTTTATTCTTCGCAGCGGTTCCTCCTATATTTATTATCACCTTACCCACCCACGGTTTAACTGATCTTGGGTGGCATTTGTTCTTACACCTCTTGTCCGTTAAGACTCTCAAGCGTTCCTCCCTACAAACCTTTACTTACCCAGCGTCTCTACCCCTTACCTTAACCCAGCGTCTCCTACACCTTACTTACCCAGCGTCCTCCTAAACCCCTTCCTACCACTACGGTAGATTCCAGGTGTCGGTCCTTCGTATACATCTCCAGTACTCCTATTATACTCAGCGAGACCCTCACTACCCTTACTCGGCGGTCTACTAACCCTTACCTTACCAGAGGTCCTTCTACGCTTACCAGCGTCCCTAAGCCCTTATCCTTAACCACGTCTCCTAACCTTCTTACCTTACCGCTGCATCTGTCCTACCCTTCTTACCCAGCGtccccctaacccttaccttacccCTGCAATCTTCCTAACACGGCCATTTCTCTTACGCCACATCGTCTGCCCCTACACCCGTTTATCCTGTTATACCTTTCTATTCAGCGTCCTCGCTAATCCTTATACCCTTACACACAGCGTcctcctaacccttaccttaccgCAGGTCCTCCAACCCCTTACCTTACCGCAGCGTCCTCCTAACCCTTACGTTACCTCAGCGTCCTCCTAACCTTACCAGCGTCTCCTAACCTTACCATTCCAGAGTCCTTCTAACCCTACCGCGCGCTGTACGTCCTCCTTAGGGAACTCCTTCGCCTTAGCCTTCAGCTGTGAACCTCTCTACTTACCTTTACGCTTAGACTCTAATTACACAGTCTCCTAACCCTTACCCAGCGCCTtctaacccttaccttacccaGAGTCCAATACTAAACCTTACCAGCGTcctcctaacccttaccttacgcCAAGTGCTTCTAACCCTTACCAGCGTCCTCCTAACCTTACCTTACCCCAGCGTCCTCACGTACTTGATACTCCTTACCTGTTACCTGGTTTGATCTTACGCGTCCTTTCTAACTCTCATTACCTTAATTCCAGTAGTCCTTCTAACCTTACCAGCGTCCTAGCACTAACACCTTTCCTTACGCGTCCCCTAACCTTTCCTTACCCAGCGTCCCCCTAACCCTTTCCTTACCCAGCGTCCtgcctaacccttaaccttacgCCCAGCGTCCTGCCTAACCCTTACTTACTCTGACATCTTCCTAACCTTACTTACCAGCGTCCACCTAACATCTTACTTACCCAGCGgcctcctaaccttaaccttaacccagcgtcccctaacccttaccttccCCAGCGTCCACCTATACCCTCTTACCTACAATCCCAAAACCTACACATCACCAATGGAGGCTTTTGAGGGGCGGAAGGCTCATAAAGTAATGTCAGAACGGAGCAAAATGGAAATGGCATCAATAAGTTTGGAAATCatgttttgatgtattttgatacaattccactgattccactccagtatTAACACAAGCCTGTCTCCCCAATTAAAGGTGCAGCCAAACCTCTGTGACCATCAATCCCTAAACGTCATCAGGTTTGGGTGGTGGCCTCATCTGCATGCTCGGTCTTGGCCCCTGCAGGCAAGCGGGTGTGTCAGGCTCGCACGCCAGCTCTCTTGGTTCAGGCGGGCTATGAGCGACTGGTTTGATCTGGCTGGATTGTAGAGGTACGGAAGGCATGCTCCACGGGGTACATGATGCGCTGGATTCAGTGTCGAATCGCCATAACTTCAACTATCCAGGATCGATTTTGTTATCAACCCACGGTATGCGACATGGCTGTTATCCTTGATCTTTCTATTTATATTGGACACAAGGTGTACCCAATCCAGACACTGGCTAGCTATCTCTCCCACAGAAGAGTGTGGACATTCTCAGTCCCTCTGTGTTCACTccttccattcctctctgcacAGTTGAAGGTTCCTCTGCATTGCTGGCTATTGACTCCTCTGTAGCGCGAGCAGGTATTATTACGAGGCTACGAGAATGAAGATAACACTCCAACATCGCTTCCAGCTCTTGCTGGTCACGGTATGACTGGGTTTGATCTTGTGGCGATGATGAATACATCTACACCCA
This genomic stretch from Salvelinus sp. IW2-2015 unplaced genomic scaffold, ASM291031v2 Un_scaffold7983, whole genome shotgun sequence harbors:
- the LOC112079432 gene encoding phosphatidylinositol-3,5-bisphosphate 3-phosphatase MTMR6; its protein translation is MMVMMPTLPQAFEFNEWLLLQIHEHVHSCQYGNFLANNQRRREELQLKDRTHSLWAFLLSEGQNYLNPAYCPAYAETHPVLEPSTLPCHLKFWRNMYHQFDRSMHPRQSVLKNVLTLKESNRQLEDTIKKLEARLQKHGISPPTPDPQAPPKDQRTLPNHTRPHSLILGAPLSRKEAQHQEEVGEEAKECCSVQ